In Carya illinoinensis cultivar Pawnee chromosome 10, C.illinoinensisPawnee_v1, whole genome shotgun sequence, one DNA window encodes the following:
- the LOC122278581 gene encoding uncharacterized protein LOC122278581, with amino-acid sequence MEEEKLSKLWEGLNLTEIEEEPITVAAQDIMAATQRGKNCLLAKVITERYSNKEAFHSTMTQVWRNEGGMTFTEIGESSFMLEFENGIDKQKILQGRPWNFDRNLIGIQDIDSSLPPSEVSFSHEPFWVQIHNVPFAGMNAEYGKQIGSSVGKVINVEVDKVGQSWGWCLRVKVELDITKPLVKGKWLLVGERRIWAAFKYKRLQNFCFRCGVIMNQGRGCPLQKSQEDQQSQYGNWLRAVPPKVPMGVSKTYGGRSTTSTPDQKWQHSGMEDINCAGLSKVHEDDSRPLRQERAEVGRQPIQDSMTEEEDVLHHQNRSQYYTLTGEYPLPSIVDIEHNLATAVTCNIAHTTQSSPTFSTPGDKLDVDRVQAEKMGGSPRPYRQMEMFREALEWCSLNKLRTEGPKFTWSNNRTGMNHTKELLDCALGNPT; translated from the exons ATGGAGGAGGAGAAACTCTCAAAACTCTGGGAAGGCCTCAACCTGACAGAGATAGAAGAAGAACCAATTACAGTTGCTGCTCAAGACATCATGGCGGCAACTCAAAGAGGCAAAAACTGCCTGTTGGCAAAAGTTATCACAGAAAGGTACTCCAACAAGGAAGCATTTCACTCCACCATGACTCAAGTATGGAGGAACGAAGGAGGTATGACATTCACTGAGATAGGTGAAAGCAGTTTCATGCTGGAGTTTGAAAATGGAATAGACAAGCAGAAAATACTACAAGGTAGACCCTGGAACTTTGACAGAAACCTTATTGGCATACAAGACATTGATAGCAGCTTGCCACCAAGTGAGGTGAGCTTCTCCCATGAGCCATTCTGGGTCCAAATCCACAATGTTCCTTTTGCTGGTATGAATGCTGAGTATGGTAAACAGATTGGGTCATCAGTGGGCAAAGTTATTAATGTGGAGGTAGACAAGGTAGGACAAAGTTGGGGTTGGTGTTTGCGAGTGAAAGTCGAGCTGGATATCACAAAGCCTTTAGTCAAGGGTAAATGGCTGCTAGTGGGAGAGAGGAGAATATGGGCAGCTTTCAAGTACAAGCGTCTGCAGAATTTTTGCTTCAGATGTGGAGTTATTATGAACCAAGGTAGAGGATGCCCGTTACAAAAGTCCCAAGAAGACCAACAATCCCAGTATGGGAACTGGCTCAGAGCCGTGCCTCCCAAAGTTCCAATGGGAGTATCAAAGACCTATGGAGGTAGATCAACCACCAGTACTCCTGATCAGAAATGGCAACACTCAGGAATGGAGGACATTAACTGTGCAGGGCTATCAAAAGTCCATGAGGATGATTCGAGGCCTCTAAGACAGGAGAGGGCAGAGGTGGGAAGACAGCCTATTCAAGACTCCATGACAGAGGAAGAAGATGTATTACATCACCAGAACAGGAGCCAATACTATACTCTGACAGGTGAGTATCCTCTCCCCTCTATAGTAGACATCGAGCACAATCTGGCCACTGCAGTAACATGCAATATAGCCCATACCACCCAGTCAAGTCCTACTTTCTCTACACCTGGGGATAAACTAGATGTGGACAGGGTTCAG GCAGAGAAAATGGGAGGTTCCCCTAGACCCTATAGACAAATGGAGATGTTCAGAGAAGCTCTTGAGTGGTGCTCCTTGAACAAGCTAAGGACAGAAGGACCAAAGTTCACTTGGTCAAATAATAGAACTGGCATGAATCATACCAAAGAACTTCTAGACTGTGCCTTGGGCAATCCAACCTAG